In Calothrix sp. PCC 6303, the sequence TTTGTGCAGCGAGCATTTATAACGTATTACTTGGGAAAACTTTACTGTATAGATTCATAAATCTTCTTCTCTTAGGTCTTTGTTGGGGTAAAAGTAGCCAAGGCGCATTTTGCCGCCATGCATCGTCTGAAAATATTAGTCAGACAGGGTTTTAGAAAAAAACTAACTTTTGCCTAAAAATTAGAATTTGGCAGACTAGATTCATTACTTTTAGCCGTACCATTTGAACCTCTCTAATTTTTAGGATCTGAAACCTTTGTGGCTACGTTCCAAAACACTGTGCTAAATAGGGCTTGCTGAATAAAGCTATAAGCTTTACCAAATATGAGTTTCAAGTATTTTTAAGGCAAACAAGTGCAAGGTTATGGGATTTAGATGCTCAAAAACCATGCACTTTGGCGGAAAATCGCGGGGTGAATTTTGGATCTGAGCTCCAAAACCACCATTATTCAAGCTGTGTGGCATCTAGATTCGCTTTGCAGCCTTTTTCAGCAGACCCTAAATAACTTATAAGTTAATTCGCACATTGAAAATTGTGAAAAATGTCGATTTGCAGAATCCTTATCCAATAAGGGTTCTAGCCTTAGCGTAAGTTTCTGTTCGATTGCTCATTTACCCCGGAGAACACTAATGATGTTCAAGGGATTGAGGAGTTGAAACAGATTTCTCCTGTCGCTTGGCAGCACATCAATTTATATGGTCGTTATGAGTTTCGGAAATTTTCTGACCCGATTAATCTGGATGATATTGTTCAGCAGCTAACCCAAGCCCCGTCTCACTAATTTCCCTATTCCCCCTTTTCGAGGGTTTGTACAAAAAACCCCTGAATTGATTTCTTTAATAGTCAATTAACCTTGCAGACTTAACTGCCAATAATAAAATTTCGTCTTTGTCAAGTCGCTTTCCTTCAGGAAGGTTTTTTGTTACTTCTGTAAAAACCTTAATAAGTTCCTCTACAGCTTTTAGAAATAAGTCAATAGCGTCAGGCGTTATTGGATTTTCGATTTCGTTTTGGTGCTTTAGTTGGAGCAATAAGCGAGGCGATACACCCATCCCCTTTGCTAACTTGATGAGGCTTGTTTCTGTTGGGCTTCCGCGCTTTTCGAGCATTGACCGCAGTCCCGGTCGTGTTAGTCCAGACTTTGTAGCAAGGTCTTTGAGCGTTAAATCTTCTTCTCGCAGGTACTTTAAAATAAATTGCCCAAGTGGAGAGCAATCGTTGTATCCTAATTTCATGTATGATATGTGCATAAACCTAAGCGAGAAGAAAGAATATTTTTTTTGCTTATGTACTAAGATAGATAGTATCTAAAAAAAAGGAAGGATAACACGACTACACACAACGGCGACGAGTAAAATCGACGACGATGAAGCAACCCAAAACATCACCCAACCTTAGTTTATTAAAATATATAGTCTTAGTGTACACCTTTTTTGTTGGGTTGTTTCATTTTTGTGGTGGTGTTATCCGACCTGACTACCAACAAATCAGGTTATGTCTGTAATTTGCCTCTACAAACCTTCTTTAATCGAGTCTCTCCGCAAATTAAAGTGCCCTCACCCAAGTGATGCGGGAGTTTTTCTAAACCAGCTGAATTGGATTTTGACCAACACCGATTTTGGATATGGGACACGAGACGGTGTGACATGGTATTGGGGTTCGTATAAATATTGGACTGGAGTAATCACTGGCTTGACCGAATCCCAATTCGGCAAAGTCGTGCGGTGGTTGAAAACATATGGTTTTATCGTGAAGTCCAATTTCGCCTCTTTGCGCCAACATCTTGCCAAAAAGCATGAAGACTGGCACCCGTATTTAACAACTTCTTTTATGACGATTGACACGGCACGCATACGTGAAGTGACCGGGTTTGACTTTGGTATTACTTCTGAATTGCCAGAAGTATGGAAGCTAGAATCCTTTCCCAGTAACGATATTCTAAATAGAACTACGGGTAATTCAGAATGTAATTACGCGAAATTGCAATCGCAATTTTCATCTATATATATAGAAAACTCTATTTCTACTCAAGAAGTCAAAAATCAAAAACAAGAGACAGATGTAACAGAAAAAGAAGTTGGTGTTAATCTCCAAGAAGACTTATGGGCTGACAAGAAGGAAGTACCCCAAGATAATCCTATTCAAACCAAGAATTTAAATAATTCTTCCACTTCGCCAAAAGAAAGTTCTGAAGGTCATTTTTCCGCCCCGCCTTGTAATACAAGTAATACAAATAATACAAGCAGACATCTTACTACAGACAGTACAAGTAATACTCAGCCTTCTTGTGCTACAGATTCTACAAATACTACGAAAGCCTCCGATACTACAGGTGTTGCAAATACTACGGAAACAGCACAACATAACGTAACGAATTCTGACGAGATTGTCAAACCAAAATTGAAGGGAGAGGAAACTTTCCGCTTGCTTTATGTATGGGAAGACGCATTAAATCGCCCCAGTGAGATTTTCCTCAACTGGTGGGCTAATCGACACTACAAACCCCAAGGTGGGAAGTGGGAAACTGGAGCTAGAAGTTACGCCTACAGCGAGTTTTATAAGAATCCAGTTCGTACCGACGTACTTTACCAAGAGTTTTTACAATTCTTTAACCAAGTTGCCAATAACGCCCACCAACAGCAAAATCAAGATATTCAAGCTATTTTGCCTAGTTGCTTGGTTAAATACCCAGAAGTTAATCAAGAAAACAAGGAGCAGGTAGCCGAAAATATTGCTACCGTAGCAGCGCGAGGAGCAGGCGTAGCGATTCCAGGGGATGTTTCACCATGTAGCAGCCAGCATATGTCCCTTGATGAGGCTGCTAGTGGGGGGAAAATAACGCCTCTGCCGAATTTAGAGAAGCCTGTTTTACCGGGAACGGCACAACCACCAGTTATCGATCGCTCGGAATTAGTTAAAAAGATTGCTTTTGTTTATGAACGCTGGGATCAGGTCTACAAAGGCAATAAAAGACGACTCCAGGAAATAGCTCTCTGGGTGCGGCGTACAGAAGGGCTAATTCTTTTGCCAGATGGTCGTCCAGCCCTAGCCCCTGAATTGATGGAGGATGGGGAACAACCGGAACAACCCGTTTCCCCGGATGATACAGACGCTCAATATGGCACAACCATCGCTCATGGGTTAGATCAGCCACCTGTTGTTCCCCAGCCGCCTGTTGCTCCCCAGCCAACAGAGGAACCATCTGTGGGATTGAATACCCAGCCACCTGTTGTTCCCCAGCCAATGGAGGAAGCATCTGTGGAATTGAATACCCAGCCACCTGTTGCTCCTCAGCTAATAGAGGAAGCATCTGTGGAATTGAATACCCAGCCACCTGTTGCTCCTCAGCTAATAGAGGAACCATCTGTGGGGTTGGATGCCCAACCCAGCGCTGTCGCCCAACAAGAGGAAGAAATTGCGATTGACAATAATGTTACCAAGGTCAATGAAAATACTCTTGTTAACTGTGAAATTACTGAAGTAGTAATAGTATCTTCCTACCTGAAAAATATTCGTTCATGTCTGTTGTGTGGGGAATACGATTTATTAGCTACTTACCTTAGTGATTTGGATGGAAGTATTAAAAGTCAAATATTGTCCCGTTTGACGGTTTTGGAAAGGAAACAACTAGAAAATTTTGATCACGAGTTCCCATATCGAACGCGCGAGCAAGAACAACAGCAACCAGTTGAGCAAAGGCAAGAACTTGAACAAGTTCAAGAACAACAGCAACCAATTGAACAAAGGCAAGAACTTGAACAAGTTCAAGAACAACAGCAACCAATTGAACAAAGGCAACCCAACCAATCGAGTCACCCTAATACTCAAGCGACTCCGGGAGCGATGCGCGAGGAACCCAGACAAATTGAACGAGAGCGATCGCAATATCTCAAAGGCTGTAATATACCCCTGCGAGTTGGTAGTAAAGTACGCTGCTATCCTACGGATACCCACTGGCAAAACGATTGGACTGTGAAAGCCGAAATTGTTGAACTGCGCCAAGAAAAAGGCTATTTCAACGGCTGTACTGTTCGCTACTTTAACCCCAAAACCCAATCAAAAGTCGAGAAATTTATCTGTGGTGGCAGTGGTGACTGGCTATTGGAGTTAATAGATTGACACTCCCCGGCGTGAACGCACGGTGATGCCATAGTGGGTAAGCCGGGATACGTGTAAATTGAGACACGTTGTAAGTTTTGTAAAGAATTAGGCTAAAACCCTTATTTTACAAGTGTTGCAGAAGATGCGTTTATGCCTATCACTAATTTTTATTTGCTATTTGCGATTTGCGAATATAAAATGTAATTACATCTGTCAATATAATCGCGAAGAAAATAATATGTTAAAGCCTCAAGATATTGTTGTTTTACTTAAATTACACAATTTGCGTAGTTCAGAATGGACTTACAATAAGCTGGCTGATAGCCTTTGTATCAGTGCATCTGAGGTACATGCTGCTTTAAAGAGATGTCAGGTTAGTGGTTTGTATGATTCTTACTTAAAAAAAATTAGAAATGCTGCTGTGCTGGAATTTTTAATTCACGGTATTAAATATGTATTTCCTGCTCAACCAGGAGCTATAGGTAGAGGTATGCCCACAGCGCATTCTTCAGAACCTTTAAAAGATTTGGTTATTAGTGACCCCAGCAATACTTATGTATGGGCTTCTCCTAATGGGAATACTAGAGGGCAAACGATTAATCCTCTATATAAATCTGTTCCCGAAGCTGCTAAGAATGACCCAGAACTGTATCAAATGCTTAGTTTGGTTGATGCAGTCAGAGCGGGGCGTGCCCGTGAACAACAAATTGCTTGTCAAGAACTTGAAAAAAGACTGGCAATGTAATGAATCAACAAATAGAAATGTTAGAAAGGGCTGGCAAATTGTTGTCAGCCTTGGACGAACACTTAGTATTTGTAGGTGGTGCGACAATATCGCTTTATCTTGACGATGCTTCTGTTGAAGATGTCCGCACAACAAAAGATGTTGATTGTGTGGTTGAAATTACTTCTCGTGCTGAATACTATAAACTTTCAGATAAATTACGTAAAATTGGGCTTAATGAGGACACGAAAAGTTCTGTAATCTGTCGGTGGTGTTATGAAGACTTAATAATAGATATTATGCCGACAAATGAAGAAATACTCGGCTTTTCAAATTGTTGGTATTTACCAGGAATTAATAAAGCAATATCACACAAGCTTCCAAGCGGACAATCTATTTTGATTTTTACAGTATCTTATCTTCTGGCATCAAAGATTGAAGCATTTAACAGTAGAGGAAGAACCAACCCCTATAGCAGCCCTGATTTGGAAGATATTATACTACTGCTTGATGGATGCCCTTATCTAGAAGATAATTTTCAGGAAACTGACATAGATGTTGTAACTTTTGTGAAGAATTGGTTTAAATCTGAAATCAATTTGCTGAGAGAAATAGCTCCTGCACAGATGCCTTATGCGTCTCGACAATCCGGTCGTGAACCGATACTTTTATCTCTAATTGAAAAACTGGCTCAATAATTGATACCAGCTTCTACCAATTGCGATCACAGTTCAAGCTTGCTTTGCTTTTTGTGTTGACTTCTTTGTTTTTGATGCTCAGAAAGTAACTCCAAATTTGCCCTTACCATCAACTCTTTAACAGTTGAAAGCGTATACTCAATTGGACTGGCATTGATAATTTCTCTAATTTCTGACAACGGTCTTTCCAATTGCAACAACCGTTTGACAATTATATAATCCCGTTCGTCATCGTTTACAAATGGTGTAACTTTTAAACAAATTTGTTGATATATAACTTGCCACTGCTCGTTTTGTTCGACTGCTCCGTCCTTCTCCCCATCTAAAGTATTAGCATCGGCAACACAATAATTCGCGTAAGCATCAGTAACGTCAATAGTGTCCTCTTTATCGGTACTACCAGTAATTCCGTCGTGAGTCAACCCATCACTCTGCTCAAACCCAGTTGCAACACCATAATTTACCGGATTCAACAGCAATTGTTTAATCGCCATATCATCCCTTTGTGCTTGGTAACTCACACCCTTGTGTTTTTGCAAACCGGGAAAAGTATACGCTGCCCCCAAATGGGAACCACTAAAAGCCTGTCCCAAAAAGCTATAACTAATTCCCTTCGACTTGCCATTACGGGTAAACCCGTGACGAACCTCCACCCCTTCCCCCTGCAATCGTTCGATTAACCTTGGCATCGTCAGATAGTTATCTGTGGAACCATCCTCCTTTAAAGCCGTGACGCGATGGTCGCAGACCGGGCAAAGCCCATCGATAATTTCCTGCAACTGCATCTTAACTGGCAGTTCCGGGGGATTATCCCTCAACCCCAAATCGTACTCCCCTTGTTCCCGCTCGATTCTGCGGTGTTGTCCCGTGGTTGCGGTGCGCTCTAATTTCTCGTGACTCCCCCTAACCGACTCCAAATTATAGTCCCGTTCCAACTGCCGAACAATTGCCTCGCTGCGTTTGTAGTCCCAACCATCGTGTACGCACCTGCCATCATCCAAAGAAATCCGACTAGCCACAATATGAATATGGTCGTTTTCTTTATCACCGTGACGGTAAACCACATATTGATTGTTATGAAAATTCATCTCCCGAAGATAGCGATCGCTAATTTCGTTCCACTCCTCGTCCGATAAATATTCTCCTGGAGCCAGGGAAAGGGAAACATGATAAACAGCCCGTTCCACATTCGGGTTTAACTGCCGGGAAAATTTGAACTCAGCAGCCAACTCTCGCGGTTTTTGCCCTAATGCGATCGCAGTATTAGCAGCCTTGGTTAATTGGTTGATGTTATTCCCAATTTTTCCCAGTTCGACGTAAGTTTGGACGGCTATTTTTGTCGTTCGTTTGGGCAAAGGACGTAGTAGGGCATTGCGTCGAAATAATTCCGAGCATGACAATCCCGCTTGGGAGGCTCGCGAATGAATCATTTCAAATTCCACCTCGGACACTCGAATTTGCATTATTTTGGTGCGAACTATTGGACTTGACATAGCTAAACCAAAAATCAAAGTGCGTTTGTCTATGTGTTGTGAATATTTGGATTTTGCGATGTGCAAAGCTTAACGCTCGATTTCTGCCTCGATACCTATCTAAATTAATCCATAGGAGCAGTACACAATACACCATTTGGTACCTGTCTCGATTTACATCTAAACAACGTGTCTCAACTGTGTTTTCATTGGGGGTTTCTTAAGGGGGTATCCCCCTTGAGCCAGCCTGCCCGTACCGAGCGTAAGCGATGGTAAAACGTAAGTTTTAGGGCATGGCTGGCTTCCCACCAAGACACCGGGAGAACGAGAAAGCCCAGAAAAACCGGGACTGTGGGAGAACCAGAGAAATGAGAATACCCAAAACGCGAGGGAGAACTAGGATAACTATTGAGGGTGAAAAACATTGGAGATTTTTATCTTTTTGAGGATGTTGATTGTTGATTTTATGATTTTTTGATTCGTGGGATGTTTTCAAATATTTTAGCCATATTTTTTGAAAAAATCTCAATCCCATTTAATCTCGATCTACGAGACTTCAGTTTTACTCATCAGAAAAAAAATACTACGTCTATAGTTATAAATTTTTCTATTGATTCAAAAATAAAGTAACAATATATTGCAAGACAGTACAAAAATACTTAATTAAGTTAGAACAAAAAAAGGAGATTGAATAATCTTGACCGGGAGTATTTTAGGTGATGTCGGATAGAATTTCTAAATCCAAAATACCAGAGGCGTTAGATGCGCTGAGGGCTTTGGGTGCAAAGGAATTAGATGACGTATCGGCGCGAGATGCTATCAGAAAGATGCGCCGACAAATCGAACGGGTGTTGCGACTGGGCTACACCTACGAAGAAGTGTCAACCACATTAGCTGGGTTGGATATCAATATTAATGGAGAACGAATTAAATATCTGTTGAACGATATCCGCAAGAAAACTCGTAAAAAAACAAAATCATCTAATGGTGATGGGATGGAGAAAA encodes:
- a CDS encoding helix-turn-helix domain-containing protein, encoding MKLGYNDCSPLGQFILKYLREEDLTLKDLATKSGLTRPGLRSMLEKRGSPTETSLIKLAKGMGVSPRLLLQLKHQNEIENPITPDAIDLFLKAVEELIKVFTEVTKNLPEGKRLDKDEILLLAVKSARLIDY
- a CDS encoding nucleotidyl transferase AbiEii/AbiGii toxin family protein, producing the protein MNQQIEMLERAGKLLSALDEHLVFVGGATISLYLDDASVEDVRTTKDVDCVVEITSRAEYYKLSDKLRKIGLNEDTKSSVICRWCYEDLIIDIMPTNEEILGFSNCWYLPGINKAISHKLPSGQSILIFTVSYLLASKIEAFNSRGRTNPYSSPDLEDIILLLDGCPYLEDNFQETDIDVVTFVKNWFKSEINLLREIAPAQMPYASRQSGREPILLSLIEKLAQ
- a CDS encoding relaxase/mobilization nuclease domain-containing protein, whose protein sequence is MSSPIVRTKIMQIRVSEVEFEMIHSRASQAGLSCSELFRRNALLRPLPKRTTKIAVQTYVELGKIGNNINQLTKAANTAIALGQKPRELAAEFKFSRQLNPNVERAVYHVSLSLAPGEYLSDEEWNEISDRYLREMNFHNNQYVVYRHGDKENDHIHIVASRISLDDGRCVHDGWDYKRSEAIVRQLERDYNLESVRGSHEKLERTATTGQHRRIEREQGEYDLGLRDNPPELPVKMQLQEIIDGLCPVCDHRVTALKEDGSTDNYLTMPRLIERLQGEGVEVRHGFTRNGKSKGISYSFLGQAFSGSHLGAAYTFPGLQKHKGVSYQAQRDDMAIKQLLLNPVNYGVATGFEQSDGLTHDGITGSTDKEDTIDVTDAYANYCVADANTLDGEKDGAVEQNEQWQVIYQQICLKVTPFVNDDERDYIIVKRLLQLERPLSEIREIINASPIEYTLSTVKELMVRANLELLSEHQKQRSQHKKQSKLEL